The Clostridium sporogenes genome contains a region encoding:
- a CDS encoding DUF979 domain-containing protein, which yields MDVKSLSALLLEGFYVLTGILMILTALFVIKDNKHTTRIGTACFWGILGIIFIFGKYIPSTYVGILILVVGVLTVTKQVNIGTLSQASDESRKENAKKIGGKIFIPSISLAILAFAIAQYTELGGQVAIGISALGGLGLTFIITKSPVKYVGVDSNRMIQQVGPSSILPQLLGALGTVFTAAGVGEVISSGISSIIPEGNILFGVIAYCLGMAVFTIIMGNAFAAFAVITAGIGIPFVFSQGADPVIAGALALTAGYCGTLLTPMAANFNVVPAALLEMKDKNGVIKAQAPVAITLLIIHIVLMYFLAF from the coding sequence ATGGATGTAAAATCTTTATCAGCATTACTTTTAGAAGGATTTTATGTTTTAACTGGTATATTAATGATTTTAACAGCTTTATTTGTAATAAAGGATAATAAACATACTACAAGAATAGGAACAGCTTGTTTTTGGGGAATACTAGGGATAATATTTATCTTTGGAAAATATATACCTTCCACATATGTAGGAATATTAATACTTGTGGTAGGAGTATTAACTGTAACTAAGCAGGTTAACATAGGTACTTTATCTCAAGCTTCAGATGAATCTAGAAAAGAAAATGCTAAAAAGATAGGAGGAAAAATATTTATTCCTTCAATAAGCTTAGCTATATTAGCTTTTGCTATAGCCCAATATACTGAATTAGGGGGACAGGTAGCTATAGGTATATCTGCCTTAGGTGGACTGGGTTTAACATTTATAATAACCAAATCTCCTGTTAAGTATGTAGGTGTTGATAGTAATAGAATGATTCAACAGGTTGGCCCTTCAAGTATATTACCACAACTTTTAGGTGCTCTTGGAACAGTTTTTACAGCTGCAGGAGTTGGAGAAGTAATATCCTCTGGAATATCTTCTATAATACCAGAAGGTAATATATTATTTGGCGTTATAGCTTATTGTCTAGGTATGGCAGTGTTTACAATAATAATGGGAAATGCCTTTGCTGCCTTTGCAGTTATAACAGCAGGTATAGGAATACCATTTGTATTTTCTCAGGGTGCTGATCCGGTAATTGCAGGAGCTTTAGCATTAACAGCAGGATATTGTGGAACTCTTTTAACTCCTATGGCAGCGAATTTCAATGTAGTTCCTGCAGCACTTTTAGAAATGAAGGATAAAAATGGAGTTATAAAGGCTCAGGCTCCTGTAGCTATAACTTTACTTATAATACACATAGTTCTTATGTATTTCCTTGCATTTTAA
- a CDS encoding DUF969 domain-containing protein — protein MKLIGVLIVVLGFALKLDIIAVVLVSGLTTGLVAGLSFMEILDILGKSFVDTRYMTLFVLTLPVIGICERYGLREMAIELISRAKNATTGKILNIYTLIREVASAMSLRLGGHPQFVRPLINPMAQGAAISKYGEIDEEDEEKIKAQAAAMDNYGNFFGQNVFLANAGVLLIVSTLEKLNYKVDPSDIAKASIPIAVCTFIVVAIFNYMFDKKLQRKYQGKK, from the coding sequence ATAAAGTTAATAGGTGTTTTAATAGTGGTTCTAGGATTTGCTTTGAAGTTAGATATAATTGCTGTAGTACTAGTTTCTGGGCTTACCACAGGACTTGTTGCAGGATTAAGCTTTATGGAAATCTTAGATATTTTAGGTAAATCTTTTGTAGATACTAGATATATGACCTTATTTGTATTAACTCTTCCTGTAATAGGAATATGTGAAAGGTATGGTTTAAGAGAAATGGCTATTGAATTAATTTCAAGAGCTAAGAATGCCACTACAGGTAAAATATTAAATATTTATACATTAATAAGAGAAGTTGCATCAGCTATGTCTTTAAGGTTAGGTGGACATCCTCAATTTGTAAGGCCTCTTATAAATCCAATGGCACAAGGAGCAGCTATAAGTAAATATGGTGAAATAGATGAAGAAGATGAAGAAAAAATAAAAGCACAGGCAGCGGCTATGGATAACTATGGTAATTTCTTTGGACAAAATGTATTTTTAGCAAATGCAGGGGTTCTTTTAATAGTTTCAACCTTAGAAAAATTGAATTATAAAGTGGATCCTTCAGATATTGCTAAAGCTTCTATTCCAATAGCTGTATGTACGTTTATAGTGGTAGCAATATTTAACTATATGTTTGATAAAAAACTTCAAAGAAAATATCAAGGTAAAAAGTAA
- the pcp gene encoding pyroglutamyl-peptidase I has product MKKVLITAFDPFGGEKINPALEAVKKIQEEISNAKVIKVEIPTVFRRSLEKLEQSIKEHNPDIVICVGQAGGRFDITPERVAINMDDARIKDNEGNQPLDISIFEDGENAYFTSLPIKAMVDEMKKNGVPASVSNTAGTFVCNHVMYGLLYMIDKKFNNIKGGFIHVPFIPSQVVDKKNTPSMSLENITKGLECAIKAAVENDSDIKQIGGAIC; this is encoded by the coding sequence ATGAAAAAGGTTTTAATAACAGCTTTTGATCCTTTTGGAGGAGAAAAGATAAATCCTGCTTTAGAAGCAGTTAAAAAAATACAAGAGGAAATTTCAAATGCTAAGGTTATAAAAGTAGAAATACCAACGGTTTTTAGAAGATCTTTAGAAAAATTAGAACAGTCAATAAAAGAGCATAACCCTGATATAGTTATATGTGTGGGACAAGCAGGTGGAAGATTTGATATTACTCCTGAAAGAGTTGCAATAAATATGGATGATGCTAGAATTAAAGATAATGAAGGAAATCAACCTTTAGATATTTCTATATTTGAGGATGGGGAAAATGCATATTTCACCAGTTTACCTATAAAAGCCATGGTTGATGAAATGAAGAAAAATGGTGTGCCAGCTTCAGTTTCTAATACAGCAGGAACCTTTGTATGTAATCATGTTATGTATGGACTTCTTTATATGATAGATAAAAAATTCAACAATATAAAAGGTGGCTTTATACATGTACCATTTATTCCGAGTCAAGTTGTTGATAAAAAAAATACTCCTTCAATGTCTCTTGAAAATATAACTAAAGGATTAGAGTGTGCTATTAAAGCAGCAGTAGAGAATGATTCTGACATTAAACAGATAGGTGGAGCTATTTGCTAA
- a CDS encoding MerR family transcriptional regulator has protein sequence MHYKVKEVADMAGISVRMLHHYDKIGLLKPESINTAGYRLYSNKNLDRLQQILFFKELNFPLQEIKIILDSPNFNKKEALKTHRQLLLEKKIRLEKIIQSVDKTINCIEGGIKMDKKEVLGAFDMTKIEEHQKKYSKEVKNKYGNTSAYKESNEKTSKYTKEDWNNIMKDWDKIYKKLVNLMDRDPGHKEVQEAVHDFRNHISKNFYNCTPEIFRGLGDLYVNDERFTSNIDKYKVGLSKFLREAINVYCDNIKE, from the coding sequence TTGCACTATAAAGTGAAAGAAGTTGCTGACATGGCCGGCATAAGTGTACGTATGCTTCATCATTATGACAAAATAGGTTTACTTAAACCAGAGTCTATAAATACTGCAGGTTATAGACTTTATTCAAATAAAAATCTTGATAGATTGCAACAAATTCTATTTTTTAAAGAACTTAATTTTCCTCTACAGGAAATAAAAATTATTTTGGACAGTCCAAATTTTAATAAAAAAGAAGCTTTAAAAACTCATAGACAATTACTTTTAGAAAAAAAGATAAGACTTGAAAAAATTATACAATCTGTGGATAAAACCATAAATTGTATTGAAGGAGGAATAAAAATGGATAAAAAAGAAGTGCTTGGAGCATTTGATATGACTAAAATAGAAGAACATCAAAAGAAATATTCAAAGGAAGTAAAAAATAAATATGGAAACACCTCTGCTTATAAAGAAAGTAATGAAAAAACCTCTAAATATACAAAAGAAGATTGGAATAATATAATGAAAGATTGGGATAAAATTTATAAAAAACTAGTAAATCTTATGGATAGAGATCCAGGGCATAAAGAAGTTCAAGAAGCTGTCCATGATTTTAGAAATCATATTTCTAAAAACTTTTATAACTGTACCCCTGAAATATTTAGAGGTCTTGGAGATCTTTATGTTAATGATGAAAGATTTACATCCAATATAGATAAATATAAAGTTGGTCTTTCTAAATTTTTAAGAGAAGCTATTAATGTTTATTGTGATAATATAAAAGAATAA
- a CDS encoding gamma-glutamylcyclotransferase family protein — protein sequence MKQYLFVYGSLRDGFFNFDKYIKDQVTSRKLGKIKGILYHMPNKGYPAVLEGNEEVIGEIIELKNWNENLKSLDSMENYISEGNKNNEYNRELVEVEIIESKDKGKKVTAFAYLYNMNDKDVFNKHSIYIPHGDWQKFMIEENK from the coding sequence ATGAAACAGTATTTATTTGTTTATGGAAGTTTAAGAGATGGATTCTTTAATTTTGATAAATATATAAAGGATCAAGTAACATCAAGAAAGCTAGGGAAGATAAAGGGGATTCTTTATCATATGCCTAATAAAGGATATCCAGCAGTATTAGAGGGAAATGAAGAAGTAATAGGAGAAATAATTGAATTAAAAAATTGGAATGAAAATCTTAAATCTCTAGATAGTATGGAAAACTACATATCAGAGGGAAATAAGAATAATGAATATAATAGGGAATTAGTAGAAGTAGAGATAATAGAAAGTAAAGATAAAGGTAAAAAAGTTACAGCCTTTGCATATTTGTATAATATGAATGATAAAGATGTGTTCAATAAACATTCAATATATATTCCACATGGTGATTGGCAAAAATTTATGATTGAAGAAAATAAATAA